ctttttccatgGTTTGTTGGTGGTACTTCATCATATGCTTTCTCTGGGTCAATGAATGCAAAACCCATCTCCAGTCCAAACTTTGTGCATTTTTCAGATATCAGTTTCAATGTGAAGATGTTGTCCATTACTGACCtacctgcttggaatcctgcttgcttttcttgccatttgtgACATGTTTCTTTCTCTGCCAGTTTGTTCAGTACCTTCATGTACAGTCTTCCAAAGAAAGCAATCACTCCTAATGCACTATAATTATTTGGGTTGTTATGATACCTTTTCTTCTGCTTCAGTCTTATGTTACATGTTTTCCATTCTGATGGAACACCTCCTCCATTCATACTATTTCAGACAGTCTCTTAGCATCTTCAACAATTTCAGTGAGCCTTATGTCACCAGCTCTGGATATATTGATTCATATCTTCATCTTAAAGCACCTCATAGACTGTTAAAGGACTTTTATATCTGAACACCATAAGTCCTCCTGTAGCATCCTCACCTCACATCTATATGCGAATTCAGGCTGATTTTCCTTCAATAAATCCTTAAAATTCATTGTCCATTAACTATGGTTAATATTATTATGCTCTAAATTGTCACTAGTTGACACTTGCATTGACTTGATTGTTCTCTATGCCTCAGCACTATGAACTCCACCAATCATTCTCTCTACATGCTCACAGCTTACTTTCCAAGCCTTGGTTTTGCTTTTTAACACTTCTTTTTACTTCTCTGTTTAATTTCCTTTGACTGTCATTAACATGATGGAATGTCAAATAAGCTTCTTTTTTCCTTCAAATCATTTCTGATGTTTCCACAGCCCACCAAACTGTTTTCATCTTCTTTTCAGATTCTTCAAGGACTTCTTTGTGCTTCATGTGTGGCCTCCTTTATATGCTCATCTTCCTCTTCTACTGTTCTCTCTGCACTCTCCAATTTTTTTGCCAGTCACTGTTAGTATAAGTGCTTACAACTGTCTTCCCTTGAACTGTCCCAGTTATACCTTATGATCTCAGGCTGGCCAGAATGATGTGTCCTCTTCTGTTCACCATTACTCCTGAAAGAATAGGGGATATAAATTTTACACTCCACCAGTTGATAATAACTTCCAAAAATCTGCCCCTTTTTTAACTCTGATATCGTAAGTTTTTTAATGGCCTTTTGTCTTAGGATAagataataaaaaatttattttaacccTTTTGTACTGTTATATTATGTAAATTTATGTATAGCCTTGTGAGCAACAAATGCATTTTCTACTCATAATTCCTATTGCTTCAATAAATATTTCAACCTTTTCCCATTCTCATTTCTGTCATCCTGCCCATACATCTCAATAGCCTTACTATTCCTTTCTTCCCCTACTCTGCTATTAAAATATTTTGCCAGTATCAGTTCATGGCCAGTTGGAACAGCTTCTATAGTCTCTATTAGCATCTCTTCAAAATCTTCTCATACTTTTGACAGCGAGTCTTCAATAGGAGTATACACTCCCACTATCACTATATTCATGGCTCTAGTGCTTAGACTGAGCTTCATTGACCTTTCATTAACTGCTTCCCATGAGGTTACATATTTTGACCACCATGTATTTAGAATGATAGATGTGCCTGGTCTTGGCCTACTGTTTCTGTCCACTCCACTAAAATGATGCATGAACTCCATCAGATATACACAACTgatatctttcttttttgttttggaaagcACAGCAACATCAGTGTTGAATTGTCTTATATTCATTGAAACTTCTTGTTGTTTATTCCATTTCAGATGACTTGTACATTCCTGATATTGACCTACAAAGCCCATTTTCACTTCCATTGTCAAAATCCATTAAAATGATCCAATAACGTAGGAGTATTACTGCATATTAAAGCTGGCTGTCTTTTTCCACGCATGGGGAACTGGCCCATTGCACAACCCCCAGTATGGAGGACCActatttatcatctgtgtttccTTCCTTTAGGAAGACTGACTACAGCATGCTTCAGGATTCTTCCCACTTTTTGATGAAGAAGATGAGAAAGGAATAACTATGGATAGCAAGAGACTCTGAGTTACTTATTTCACCCAACAGCTCTTTTGCATAATGAAGGGAAAGGGAATGGCAAATTCTTAAAGAACACTTCTATCAAGCTCTTTAGATCTACCCAAAAAGTTTCTTCTAGTCATGAATAACTTTTTTCAGAAAATCAAGGTTGACATCTTTGAGGATTGTAGAACAAAACTCTTTGGAAAAGTGAAaatccaaaatatttttttccttccaGTTGTGCTTCAAAAAATGAAAGCATTCTCCAAAATCTTTTGATCTTTCTATCTTTCTGTAGAGATCACAGGGAAGGTTATACTTCCCCTGACGTTTCAAGTTCATTCATGTGGTATGTGATGTCAACCAAAATTGACAACCTTGAAAGCCAGATAGGATCTGCCATCTGTGGATCAGCTCTATCTTTTTCAGTGAGGAAAATATCTGTATTTAGTTTTGCAGTTTGTAAAAATGAGACACGGCTTTACCACAGGTGAACCACTTCACTGCTGTGTGCTACGGCAGGCCACAGAGGTCAGAATAAAATTCTTAAAAAAGGCCTATGAATGGTGGTGACTAAGTTCACATCCTCAAATGAAATTAATGACTGGTTTCAGTACACAAGAAGTAACTAAGACTTTATCATAGTGTGTTTGCTGATGTATGATGTAGT
This sequence is a window from Schistocerca nitens isolate TAMUIC-IGC-003100 chromosome 3, iqSchNite1.1, whole genome shotgun sequence. Protein-coding genes within it:
- the LOC126249137 gene encoding uncharacterized protein LOC126249137 gives rise to the protein MNGGGVPSEWKTCNIRLKQKKRYHNNPNNYSALGVIAFFGRLYMKVLNKLAEKETCHKWQEKQAGFQAGRSVMDNIFTLKLISEKCTKFGLEMGFAFIDPEKAYDEVPPTNHGKS